One window of Mediterraneibacter butyricigenes genomic DNA carries:
- a CDS encoding acyl carrier protein → MKELMEILEDLLPGIPLEGRTDLVESGDLDSMTILNLISDISDEFDVEIPVSEVVPENFQSPEAIMALIEKLQ, encoded by the coding sequence ATGAAAGAACTGATGGAGATTTTAGAAGACCTGTTACCGGGAATTCCGCTGGAGGGACGTACAGATCTGGTAGAGAGCGGAGATCTGGATTCCATGACAATCCTGAATCTGATCTCAGATATTTCTGACGAGTTTGATGTGGAGATTCCGGTCAGTGAAGTGGTTCCGGAGAATTTCCAGTCCCCGGAAGCAATCATGGCTCTGATCGAAAAACTGCAGTAA